GCTATGCGAACGTTTCGAATCGCCATGGTGCAGATGAATCCGACGGTCGGGGATCTGGACGGGAATGTCCGCCGGATTACTGGTTGGCTGCGCGAGGCGAGGAAGGCGAAGGCTGATTTGGTGGCCTTCCCGGAGTTGGCGATCACGGGCTACCCTCCTGAAGATCTTTTATTGAAGCCGCGTTTTGTCGCGGACAATCGCCGCGCGCTCCAGGAAATAGTCCGTCATTGCCGGGGCTTGGCCGCAGTGGTGGGCTACGTTAGCCAAAGCGATGGCCTCGATCCAAAGCCGGCTCGCTCATCGGTCGTCCCTGCCGGTGCTCACGAGCTCTACAATGCCGCGGC
This Nitrospirota bacterium DNA region includes the following protein-coding sequences:
- a CDS encoding nitrilase-related carbon-nitrogen hydrolase; this translates as MRTFRIAMVQMNPTVGDLDGNVRRITGWLREARKAKADLVAFPELAITGYPPEDLLLKPRFVADNRRALQEIVRHCRGLAAVVGYVSQSDGLDPKPARSSVVPAGAHELYNAAAVIADQTLVTTYCKWYLPNYGVFDESRYFYPGRRLPLIRLRGTVVGVNICE